The Globicephala melas chromosome 20, mGloMel1.2, whole genome shotgun sequence genome contains a region encoding:
- the GJC1 gene encoding gap junction gamma-1 protein: MSWSFLTRLLEEIHNHSTFVGKIWLTVLIVFRIVLTAVGGESIYYDEQSKFVCNTEQPGCENVCYDAFAPLSHVRFWVFQIILVATPSVMYLGYAIHKIAKMEHGEADKKAARSKPYAMRWKQHRALEETEEDHEEDPMMYPEMELESEKENKDQNQSKPKHDGRHRIQEDGLMKIYVLQLLARTVFEVGFLIGQYFLYGFQVHPFYVCSRLPCPHKIDCFISRPTEKTIFLLIMYGVTGLCLLLNIWEMLHLGFGTIRDSLNSKRRELEDPGAYNYPFTWNTPSAPPGYNIAVKPDQIQYTELSNAKIAYKQNKANIAQEQQYGSHEDNLPADLETLQREIKMAQERLDLAIQAYSHQNNPHGPRDKKAKVGSKAGSNKSSASSKSGDGKTSVWI; the protein is encoded by the coding sequence ATGAGTTGGAGCTTCCTCACTCGCCTGCTAGAGGAGATCCACAACCACTCCACGTTCGTGGGGAAGATCTGGCTCACTGTATTGATCGTCTTCCGGATTGTCCTTACAGCTGTAGGAGGAGAGTCCATCTATTACGACGAGCAAAGCAAATTTGTGTGCAACACAGAGCAGCCAGGCTGCGAGAACGTCTGCTATGATGCCTTTGCACCCCTCTCCCACGTGCGCTTCTGGGTGTTCCAGATCATCCTGGTGGCCACCCCCTCAGTGATGTACCTGGGCTACGCCATTCATAAGATTGCCAAAATGGAGCACGGTGAAGCAGACAAGAAGGCCGCTCGGAGCAAACCCTATGCAATGCGTTGGAAACAGCACCGGGccctggaagaaacagaagaggaCCATGAGGAGGATCCCATGATGTATCCAGAAATGGAattagaaagtgaaaaagaaaataaagatcagaaCCAATCTAAACCTAAGCATGACGGCCGACACCGGATTCAGGAGGACGGGCTCATGAAAATCTACGTGCTGCAGCTGCTGGCAAGGACCGTGTTTGAGGTGGGCTTTCTGATAGGGCAGTACTTCCTGTATGGCTTCCAAGTCCACCCATTTTATGTGTGCAGCAGACTTCCTTGCCCTCATAAGATAGACTGCTTTATTTCCAGACCCACTGAAAAGACCATCTTTCTTCTGATAATGTATGGTGTCACAGGCCTTTGCCTGTTGCTTAACATTTGGGAGATGCTTCATTTAGGATTTGGGACAATTCGAGACTCACTAAACAGTAAAAGGAGGGAACTGGAAGATCCGGGTGCTTATAATTATCCTTTCACTTGGAACACACCATCTGCTCCCCCTGGCTATAACATTGCCGTCAAACCAGATCAAATCCAGTACACCGAACTGTCCAACGCTAAGATTGCCTACAAGCAAAACAAGGCCAACATCGCCCAGGAACAACAGTACGGCAGCCATGAGGACAACCTCCCAGCTGACCTGGAGACTCTGCAGAGGGAAATCAAAATGGCTCAGGAACGCCTGGATCTGGCAATCCAGGCCTACAGTCACCAAAACAACCCCCATGGTCCCCGGGACAAAAAAGCCAAAGTGGGGTCCAAGGCTGGGTCCAACAAAAGCAGTGCTAGTAGCAAATCGGGGGATGGGAAGACCTCCGTCTGGATTTAA